The following proteins are co-located in the Macadamia integrifolia cultivar HAES 741 chromosome 3, SCU_Mint_v3, whole genome shotgun sequence genome:
- the LOC122074868 gene encoding L-arabinokinase-like produces MLGETFLQKYNDHNDSGTVIDQRRSYGVKAPAQHPIYENFQAFKPLLTAQSSQEQLTSLGELMYQCHYSYSACGLGNDGTDRLVQLVQEMQHSKISKSENGTLFGAKITGGGSGGTVCVIGRNCLQSSEQIFGIQQRYKNATGCMPFRFEGSSPGAGNVGT; encoded by the exons ATGCTTGGTGAGACATTCCTTCAGAAATACAACGATCACAATGACTCAGGCACAGTAATTGATCAAAGGCGCAGTTATGGAGTGAAAGCACCAGCTCAACATCCTATCTATGAAAATTTCCAG GCCTTTAAACCGCTTCTAACGGCTCAGAGTTCACAAGAGCAACTTACCTCCCTTGGAGAACTCATGTATCAG TGCCATTACAGCTATAGTGCTTGTGGACTGGGAAATGATGGAACAGATAGGCTAGTACAACTGGTACAGGAAATGCAGCACAGTAAAatatccaaatctgaaaatggAACCTTGTTCGGGGCAAAGATCACTGGTGGAGGCTCAGGTGGAACGGTTTGTGTTATTGGGAGGAACTGCCTGCAGAGCAGTGAACAAATTTTTGGG ATTCAACAAAGATACAAAAATGCTACAGGCTGTATGCCGTTTCGTTTTGAGGGCTCTTCACCAGGTGCTGGAAATGTGGGTACCTGA